In Candidatus Epulonipiscium viviparus, one DNA window encodes the following:
- a CDS encoding leucine-rich repeat domain-containing protein yields the protein MSNVDDEQEFEIDEEILIKYLESKNNIVVIPEGVVAIGEEAFGECGNVVSVTMPNSVTSIGKMAFYWCRSLSTVNISKAVTEIEGWTFCGCKNLSAVDLPDGVTSVGKWAFYGCSSLFNITIPNNVISIGNAAFYGCRSLSSIHIPQGVRRIGKWTFCECNRLSKINIPDSVTSVEEKSFSLSGVTSITIPGSVKSIGEKAFAVCGNLVTVEMADGVVSIEERVFVRCSKLNNVTLSKSIIYIGKLAFGECGSLRSIEIPASVKKIGNKAFYNCSRLESITISDGIKHLGKDVFGGCRNLRTVNVRGQITDIIKEGFAKMEQQIEFVQLK from the coding sequence ATGAGTAATGTAGATGACGAACAGGAGTTTGAAATTGATGAAGAGATTTTGATAAAATATTTGGAGAGCAAGAATAATATTGTGGTAATTCCGGAGGGTGTGGTGGCCATTGGAGAAGAAGCATTTGGCGAGTGCGGTAACGTGGTCTCGGTAACCATGCCAAACAGCGTAACTAGTATAGGTAAAATGGCATTCTACTGGTGTAGAAGTCTAAGCACTGTTAATATTTCGAAAGCAGTAACAGAGATTGAGGGGTGGACTTTCTGCGGTTGTAAAAACTTAAGCGCCGTGGATTTGCCAGATGGCGTAACTAGTGTAGGCAAATGGGCCTTCTATGGGTGCAGCAGCTTATTCAATATAACTATTCCAAATAATGTAATAAGCATAGGCAACGCCGCCTTCTATGGCTGCAGAAGTCTCAGTAGCATACATATTCCTCAGGGTGTCCGCCGCATAGGCAAGTGGACTTTCTGCGAGTGTAACAGGTTAAGCAAAATAAATATACCAGATAGCGTAACTAGCGTAGAAGAGAAATCATTTTCGTTGAGTGGAGTGACATCTATTACGATTCCGGGAAGTGTAAAAAGTATAGGAGAAAAAGCATTTGCAGTATGTGGAAATTTAGTTACTGTAGAAATGGCAGACGGCGTAGTGAGCATCGAGGAGAGAGTCTTCGTAAGATGTAGTAAGCTCAACAATGTGACGCTATCAAAATCTATCATCTACATAGGCAAGCTGGCTTTTGGCGAATGTGGTAGCCTAAGAAGCATCGAGATTCCCGCGAGCGTAAAAAAGATAGGCAATAAGGCATTTTATAATTGCAGTAGACTGGAGAGCATCACGATTTCTGACGGGATAAAACATTTGGGGAAAGATGTTTTTGGAGGATGCCGCAACTTGCGAACGGTTAATGTGCGAGGTCAGATAACAGACATTATAAAGGAAGGATTTGCCAAAATGGAGCAGCAAATTGAATTTGTGCAGTTAAAATAG
- the atpD gene encoding F0F1 ATP synthase subunit beta, with protein MANNIGHIITIIGPVIDIKFTPENLPALYNAIHIITGKDDEGNNETITVEVAQHLGDDVVRCISMAATEGLVRGMECINTGAPITVPVGDKTLGRIFNVTGDPVDNKPAPDAEHWPIHRAAPSFEEQSTTAEILETGIKVVDLLCPYLKGGKIGLFGGAGVGKTVLIQELIRNIATEHGGFSVFAGVGERTREGNDLFHEMTDSGVINKTTMVFGQMNEPPGARMRVALTGLTMAEYFRDESGQDVLLFVDNIFRFIQAGSEVSALLGRIPSAVGYQPTLATEVGTLQERITSTNKGSITSVQAVYVPADDLTDPAPATTFAHLDAKTVLSRSIVEQGIYPAVDPLDSTSRILDPQIVGQDHYDVSRQVQATLQRYKELQDIIAILGMDELSESDKITVNRARKVQKFLSQPFHVAETFTGMHGKFVPVKETVRGFKEILDGKYDHLPENAFLMVGTIEDAAEKAKTL; from the coding sequence ATGGCAAACAATATAGGACACATCATAACTATCATCGGTCCAGTTATCGATATTAAATTTACTCCAGAGAATTTGCCTGCACTGTATAATGCAATCCATATCATCACTGGCAAAGATGATGAAGGCAACAACGAGACTATCACTGTTGAAGTTGCGCAACATCTAGGAGACGACGTCGTACGTTGTATCTCTATGGCAGCAACCGAAGGTCTTGTTCGCGGAATGGAATGTATAAACACCGGAGCTCCTATAACAGTTCCAGTTGGCGATAAAACTCTTGGACGTATCTTTAACGTTACAGGCGACCCTGTTGATAACAAACCTGCACCAGACGCAGAGCACTGGCCAATTCATAGAGCGGCACCAAGCTTTGAGGAGCAATCCACTACTGCAGAAATTCTCGAAACCGGAATCAAAGTAGTAGACCTTTTGTGCCCATATCTTAAGGGTGGAAAAATCGGGCTATTTGGCGGCGCTGGAGTTGGTAAAACCGTACTAATTCAGGAGCTCATTCGTAATATCGCAACAGAGCACGGCGGATTTTCTGTTTTTGCTGGCGTTGGAGAAAGAACTCGTGAAGGAAACGACTTATTCCACGAGATGACCGATTCTGGCGTTATCAACAAAACTACAATGGTATTTGGCCAAATGAACGAGCCACCAGGAGCACGTATGCGAGTTGCTCTTACCGGCCTTACTATGGCAGAATATTTTAGAGATGAGTCTGGGCAAGACGTTCTTTTGTTCGTAGATAACATCTTCCGTTTCATCCAAGCTGGATCTGAGGTTTCCGCACTACTTGGACGTATTCCTTCTGCAGTTGGATACCAACCAACTCTAGCAACCGAGGTGGGAACTCTTCAGGAGCGCATCACTTCCACAAACAAAGGCTCAATTACTTCTGTTCAAGCAGTTTATGTACCAGCCGATGACCTCACCGACCCTGCTCCTGCAACAACATTTGCCCATCTCGATGCGAAGACTGTTCTTTCTCGTTCTATCGTTGAGCAAGGCATTTACCCTGCAGTAGATCCTCTAGATTCCACTTCTAGAATTCTCGACCCACAAATCGTTGGGCAAGATCACTACGATGTTTCTAGACAGGTTCAAGCAACTCTACAAAGATACAAAGAACTTCAGGATATCATTGCCATTCTTGGTATGGATGAGCTTTCTGAGTCTGACAAAATCACTGTAAACCGCGCTAGAAAGGTTCAAAAATTCCTATCTCAGCCATTCCACGTTGCAGAGACTTTTACAGGTATGCACGGAAAATTCGTTCCTGTTAAAGAAACTGTTCGCGGATTTAAAGAGATATTGGATGGCAAGTATGATCACCTACCAGAGAATGCGTTTCTAATGGTTGGTACTATCGAAGACGCTGCTGAAAAAGCTAAGACGCTTTAA
- the atpF gene encoding F0F1 ATP synthase subunit B, translating into MSKIIEFSLPTAWEWIWQVLALLLIIWILKKLMFQPVTDFLEKRRELIANDVQAAADVKTAANQLKEEYDSKIKNINDESDRILTKARQKAIDRETQIIEEAKEEAAAIKTKAKHDTELELEKVRAEMKDEMISVAALMASKFVKSELTSEKQEELITEIIGEMGDVSWL; encoded by the coding sequence TTGAGCAAAATTATAGAATTCTCATTGCCAACAGCTTGGGAATGGATATGGCAAGTACTTGCTCTTTTATTAATTATATGGATTCTAAAAAAGCTTATGTTTCAACCTGTTACAGACTTTTTGGAAAAACGTAGAGAATTGATAGCAAACGATGTTCAAGCTGCTGCCGATGTAAAAACTGCGGCAAATCAATTAAAAGAAGAGTATGATAGCAAAATTAAAAATATTAACGATGAATCTGATAGAATTTTAACTAAGGCAAGACAAAAAGCGATCGATCGTGAAACTCAAATTATTGAGGAAGCAAAAGAAGAAGCTGCTGCGATCAAAACCAAAGCAAAGCACGATACCGAACTTGAGCTCGAAAAAGTACGTGCTGAAATGAAAGATGAGATGATAAGCGTTGCCGCATTGATGGCTTCTAAGTTCGTTAAATCTGAACTTACGTCAGAAAAGCAAGAAGAGCTTATCACAGAAATTATCGGTGAGATGGGGGATGTCTCATGGCTTTAG
- a CDS encoding F0F1 ATP synthase subunit delta, with product MALVTTRYATALFDLASEKGQVGEYQEEAEGLLEILSNESDFIAILEHPSILLDEKLNLVKEVFEGNASDDFVGLMHLCVKKGRQNLIIDILQKFVEMAKVDQGYVTATVTSSVPLADEKLTQIKSNLENQTGKKIDLSTAIDQSLLGGMIIRVGDKVVDGSIKGQMETLKTSLLNIRLA from the coding sequence ATGGCTTTAGTAACAACCAGATATGCAACGGCTCTATTTGACCTTGCTTCTGAAAAAGGCCAAGTAGGCGAATACCAAGAGGAAGCCGAAGGATTATTGGAAATTTTATCCAACGAATCCGATTTTATAGCAATCTTGGAGCATCCAAGCATTTTGCTAGACGAAAAACTTAATCTCGTTAAAGAAGTATTTGAAGGTAATGCTAGCGACGATTTTGTAGGTCTTATGCACTTATGCGTAAAGAAAGGTCGTCAAAATCTTATCATCGACATTCTCCAAAAGTTTGTTGAAATGGCCAAAGTAGACCAGGGTTATGTAACAGCAACTGTAACCAGCTCTGTGCCATTAGCCGATGAGAAGCTAACACAAATTAAGTCTAACTTAGAAAATCAGACTGGCAAGAAAATTGACCTTAGCACCGCTATCGATCAATCTCTGCTGGGCGGAATGATTATACGTGTTGGCGACAAAGTTGTTGACGGAAGCATCAAGGGTCAAATGGAAACTCTCAAGACTAGCCTTCTTAATATAAGGCTGGCCTAA
- the atpB gene encoding F0F1 ATP synthase subunit A: protein MDEQLDFGIHMLIPLFQTDNGDVFGFTTTHVNTWIIMAILTIFGFYVKKKVEAFTIVPETKFQVAIESIVSMFESFTMSTMGEKNKGFSHFYGPMFLFILFANLSGLILLRPPTADIATTFALSLTTFFMVQLYGIKSKGIGYYKELFQPIPLLFPLNVVGELANPISLSFRLFGNILGGTIIMGLYYAMIPWFGLIGIPSILHMYFDVFAGTLQTLIFVMLSMTFVSSAME, encoded by the coding sequence ATGGACGAACAATTAGATTTTGGTATCCACATGCTTATCCCTTTGTTCCAAACTGACAATGGAGACGTGTTCGGCTTTACAACAACACACGTGAATACTTGGATTATCATGGCGATACTCACAATCTTCGGTTTTTATGTTAAGAAAAAAGTTGAAGCATTTACAATAGTGCCAGAAACAAAGTTTCAAGTTGCCATTGAATCTATCGTAAGTATGTTCGAGTCTTTCACAATGAGTACCATGGGCGAAAAGAACAAAGGCTTTTCTCATTTCTACGGCCCAATGTTTTTGTTTATATTATTCGCCAACCTGTCGGGGTTGATATTGCTTAGACCGCCAACAGCTGATATTGCAACAACGTTTGCATTATCTTTAACAACGTTTTTTATGGTTCAACTATATGGTATTAAATCTAAAGGCATCGGATATTACAAAGAATTATTTCAGCCGATTCCACTGCTATTCCCATTAAATGTTGTAGGAGAGCTTGCTAACCCTATTTCATTAAGCTTCCGTTTATTCGGAAATATTTTGGGAGGTACCATAATCATGGGTCTATATTATGCTATGATCCCTTGGTTTGGACTTATCGGAATACCATCTATACTGCATATGTACTTTGATGTTTTTGCAGGAACGCTACAAACTTTAATTTTTGTAATGCTAAGTATGACTTTTGTGTCAAGTGCAATGGAATAA
- the atpA gene encoding F0F1 ATP synthase subunit alpha — translation MNLKPEEISSVIKAQINNYKAQLEVKEVGTVMQVGDGIARVHGLQNAKAGELLEFPGGVKGMVLNLEEDNIGVVLLGSDKNIKEGDVVQSTGNVASVPVGDAMLGRVVNALGEPIDGKGPIKTTHTRPVEKVASGVMSRKSVDTPLQTGEKAIDSMVPIGRGQRELIIGDRQTGKTAIAIDTIINQKGQGVNCIYVAIGQKASTVANIVSTLEKHGAMAYTTVVASTASELAPLQYIAPYAGVTIAEEWMDAGKDNLIIYDDLSKHAVAYRTMALLLRRPPGREAYPGDVFYLHSRLLERAAKLNDELGGGSITALPIIETQAGDISAYIPTNVISITDGQIFLESELFNAGVRPAVNPGLSVSRVGGAAQIKAMKQIAGPIRVELAQYRSLAAFAQFGSDLDTATQNALTQGERIMEVLKQGQYEPMPVAKQVLILYAATRKYLMDVPLSAVKQFEQDLFTFVDTKHAEVYAEIIKKDGLTADLDNKLKSIVEEFKANFKPEEQ, via the coding sequence ATGAACCTTAAACCAGAAGAAATCAGCAGTGTTATTAAAGCACAAATTAATAACTACAAGGCGCAACTCGAGGTTAAGGAAGTTGGAACTGTTATGCAAGTTGGAGATGGTATTGCACGTGTGCATGGGCTTCAAAATGCAAAAGCAGGAGAGCTTCTCGAATTTCCTGGAGGTGTAAAAGGAATGGTCCTCAACCTGGAAGAAGACAACATTGGGGTCGTACTACTGGGTTCTGACAAAAACATAAAAGAGGGGGATGTTGTTCAATCAACCGGTAACGTGGCAAGCGTTCCAGTTGGAGACGCCATGCTAGGCCGTGTTGTAAATGCTCTTGGCGAGCCAATTGATGGCAAGGGGCCAATAAAGACAACTCACACGCGACCAGTAGAAAAAGTTGCGTCTGGCGTAATGTCTAGAAAGTCGGTTGATACACCGCTTCAAACAGGCGAAAAAGCTATCGACTCTATGGTACCAATTGGACGTGGTCAACGTGAGCTTATTATCGGAGACCGCCAAACAGGCAAAACCGCAATCGCGATAGATACTATCATTAACCAAAAAGGTCAGGGTGTAAACTGTATCTACGTTGCTATTGGACAAAAAGCATCCACTGTTGCCAACATCGTATCTACACTGGAAAAACATGGTGCCATGGCATATACAACCGTTGTTGCATCAACAGCAAGTGAGCTTGCACCGCTCCAGTATATCGCACCATATGCGGGCGTTACCATTGCAGAAGAATGGATGGATGCGGGCAAAGACAATTTGATCATATACGATGATTTATCCAAGCACGCTGTTGCCTACAGAACCATGGCATTACTACTTCGTCGCCCACCAGGACGTGAAGCATATCCTGGAGACGTTTTCTACCTTCACTCAAGATTGCTCGAGCGCGCGGCAAAATTGAATGATGAGCTAGGAGGCGGTTCTATTACTGCATTACCAATTATCGAAACACAAGCAGGAGATATTTCTGCCTATATTCCAACAAACGTTATCTCTATTACAGATGGACAGATCTTCTTAGAGAGTGAATTATTCAACGCAGGTGTTCGTCCTGCAGTAAACCCTGGTCTTTCTGTATCTAGGGTTGGTGGCGCTGCTCAAATTAAAGCCATGAAACAAATCGCCGGACCTATCCGTGTTGAACTTGCTCAGTATCGTTCACTTGCGGCGTTTGCACAGTTTGGCTCAGATCTTGATACTGCAACGCAAAACGCACTCACTCAAGGCGAAAGAATTATGGAGGTCTTAAAGCAAGGCCAATATGAGCCAATGCCTGTTGCGAAACAAGTATTAATTTTATATGCGGCAACCAGAAAATATCTAATGGATGTTCCTTTGTCTGCTGTTAAACAATTTGAACAAGATTTATTTACTTTTGTAGATACCAAGCACGCAGAAGTATATGCTGAAATCATCAAAAAAGATGGACTTACTGCGGATCTTGATAATAAACTTAAGTCTATCGTCGAAGAATTTAAAGCGAACTTTAAACCAGAAGAGCAATGA
- the wecB gene encoding non-hydrolyzing UDP-N-acetylglucosamine 2-epimerase: MTKQLRLLSIFGTRPEAIKMAPLIKALEKDDAIESLICLTAQHREMLDQVMQIFNIEADYDLNIMTPGQTLTDLTAKILIRLPEILDQARPDIVLVHGDTTTSFAASLAAFYKQIKVGHVEAGLRSYNKYEPFPEEVNRQLTRVLADLHFAPTVASKNNLLAENVNKDCIFVTGNTVIDVLQTTIEKNYIFDEPILNSIDYTAKKVIVVTAHRRENFGVPIKNICFSLKTIKEIYGNVEIVYVVHKNPNVSQVANEILGHVSGVYLIPPLNLKDMHNLLALSYLVLTDSGGLQEEVPSLGKPVLVLRNVTERLEGVDAGTLKIIGTNRQDIIQNTSELLENETEYKKMTSANNPFGDGKASCRIVEAIKFCFGLKNERIKEYL; encoded by the coding sequence ATGACAAAACAATTGCGCCTTCTTAGTATATTTGGAACAAGACCAGAAGCAATAAAAATGGCTCCCTTAATCAAAGCACTAGAAAAAGATGATGCAATCGAAAGTTTAATCTGTTTAACTGCACAACACCGAGAAATGTTAGATCAAGTCATGCAAATTTTTAATATCGAGGCAGATTACGATTTAAATATTATGACTCCTGGTCAAACTCTCACAGATTTAACTGCCAAAATACTAATTAGATTACCAGAAATATTAGACCAAGCCCGTCCAGATATAGTATTAGTCCATGGAGATACTACTACTTCATTTGCAGCGTCTCTTGCCGCATTTTATAAACAAATTAAAGTAGGACATGTTGAAGCGGGGCTTAGATCTTATAACAAATACGAACCCTTTCCCGAAGAGGTAAATCGTCAATTAACCAGAGTATTAGCGGATTTACACTTTGCTCCTACTGTTGCATCTAAAAATAATTTGTTAGCAGAAAATGTTAATAAAGATTGTATATTTGTTACAGGCAATACGGTTATAGACGTCTTACAAACTACTATCGAAAAAAATTATATTTTTGATGAACCCATTTTAAACTCAATCGACTATACCGCCAAAAAAGTGATTGTTGTAACAGCGCACCGCAGAGAAAACTTTGGTGTTCCCATAAAAAACATATGTTTTTCACTCAAAACTATTAAGGAAATTTATGGTAATGTCGAAATAGTATATGTTGTCCACAAAAATCCAAATGTTTCCCAAGTTGCAAACGAAATCCTAGGCCACGTTTCTGGTGTGTATCTTATACCACCTCTCAACTTGAAGGATATGCATAATCTTTTAGCTCTATCATATCTGGTATTAACAGACTCCGGGGGATTACAAGAAGAAGTTCCGTCTCTTGGCAAGCCTGTTCTGGTTCTTAGAAATGTAACCGAGCGACTAGAAGGTGTGGATGCTGGTACACTCAAAATAATTGGCACAAACAGACAAGATATTATACAAAACACTTCTGAATTATTAGAAAACGAAACTGAATACAAAAAAATGACTTCTGCAAACAATCCATTTGGAGACGGAAAAGCCTCTTGTAGAATTGTTGAGGCAATCAAATTTTGCTTTGGTCTAAAAAATGAGCGTATAAAAGAATATTTATAG
- a CDS encoding ATP synthase subunit I has protein sequence MNDRFTYSLIAYAVAVGAVGLLLGAGIYYLFGIIIGTLLSIYKIYSIKNSLNRAVGLSEDKAVTYSQRQYLVRYILTGAIFLVAAFIGVQTLLGVFIALLGMKFAAYMELFKRK, from the coding sequence ATGAACGACAGATTTACTTATTCACTAATAGCATATGCCGTGGCAGTTGGAGCAGTCGGGTTATTACTGGGAGCTGGTATATATTACCTTTTCGGAATAATTATCGGCACTCTGCTAAGCATTTATAAAATTTACTCAATAAAAAATTCCTTAAATAGAGCCGTAGGTTTAAGCGAGGATAAAGCAGTTACATATTCTCAGAGGCAATATTTAGTTCGATATATATTGACGGGGGCAATTTTTCTCGTCGCTGCATTTATAGGAGTTCAAACTCTACTAGGCGTTTTTATAGCATTGCTAGGTATGAAGTTTGCAGCCTACATGGAACTATTTAAACGCAAATAA
- a CDS encoding AtpZ/AtpI family protein, which translates to MSNKKGILTAFALVSQLGFTMIIPIFLCFFVGIFLDRITNLSPLFLIISIFLGVGAAFRNMFFIILRETKKGAKK; encoded by the coding sequence ATGAGTAACAAAAAAGGTATTTTAACCGCATTTGCTCTTGTGTCACAGCTGGGCTTTACAATGATTATACCAATCTTTTTATGTTTTTTTGTTGGAATATTCTTAGACAGAATCACAAATTTGAGCCCTCTATTTCTAATAATCTCAATCTTTCTTGGTGTTGGAGCGGCTTTTAGAAACATGTTTTTTATCATACTGCGAGAGACCAAAAAAGGAGCTAAAAAATGA
- the atpG gene encoding ATP synthase F1 subunit gamma, which yields MASLQDIKGRIKSINSTKQITNAMNLVATAKLTKSKEAAIKSRPFFHKMQETIRSIANNAGPINMPLIKGNDSPNKAYIVLASDRGLAGGYNANICKLVMKDIASKEESQIIAVGKKSRDNFKTKGYNVAKAIVGMSEKPGYSHAKEIADYVTDIFVKGEVGEVYLAYTAFKSTIQQEPTMIRLLPLELEEIKEVSPEDTLPDLLVYEPSPEDVLAYVIPRYLADVTFGALIEASASEQGARMTAMDSATDNAEEMIQKLGIIYNRARQAAITQELTEIVSGAEALG from the coding sequence ATGGCGTCTTTGCAAGATATTAAAGGACGAATTAAAAGTATTAATAGCACCAAGCAGATTACAAACGCAATGAACCTTGTAGCAACAGCAAAGCTCACAAAAAGTAAGGAAGCGGCGATTAAATCTCGTCCTTTCTTTCATAAAATGCAAGAGACTATTCGTTCTATAGCTAACAATGCAGGGCCAATTAATATGCCACTAATAAAAGGGAACGACTCTCCCAACAAAGCCTATATCGTTTTGGCATCTGATAGAGGCCTTGCAGGTGGATATAATGCCAATATCTGTAAGCTGGTTATGAAGGATATAGCTTCAAAAGAAGAGTCTCAAATTATTGCAGTGGGCAAAAAATCTCGCGACAATTTTAAAACCAAGGGATATAACGTTGCAAAAGCTATAGTGGGGATGTCCGAAAAACCTGGATATAGCCATGCAAAAGAAATTGCGGATTATGTAACAGACATCTTCGTAAAAGGTGAAGTTGGAGAAGTTTATCTTGCCTATACGGCATTTAAATCTACAATCCAACAAGAGCCAACTATGATTCGCCTTCTACCACTCGAATTAGAAGAAATAAAAGAAGTATCACCTGAGGATACACTTCCTGACTTGCTTGTTTATGAGCCATCTCCAGAAGACGTTTTGGCATATGTTATCCCTCGATACCTAGCAGACGTAACTTTTGGCGCATTAATCGAAGCAAGCGCAAGTGAGCAAGGAGCAAGAATGACCGCAATGGACTCTGCGACAGACAATGCAGAAGAAATGATCCAGAAATTGGGAATCATTTACAACCGCGCACGTCAGGCTGCTATCACACAAGAGCTTACAGAAATTGTAAGTGGAGCAGAAGCTCTGGGCTAA
- the atpE gene encoding ATP synthase F0 subunit C, with amino-acid sequence MEIDGKALVLACSAIGAGLAMIAGIGPGIGQGYAAGKGAEAVGRQPEAQSDVVRTMLLGAAVAETTGIYGLIVAIILLFANPLVSQV; translated from the coding sequence ATGGAAATCGATGGAAAAGCACTAGTACTCGCTTGCTCTGCAATCGGAGCAGGTCTTGCAATGATCGCAGGTATTGGACCTGGTATTGGTCAAGGTTATGCCGCTGGAAAAGGAGCCGAGGCAGTAGGTCGCCAACCAGAAGCTCAATCAGATGTAGTTAGAACTATGTTACTCGGTGCCGCTGTTGCTGAAACAACTGGTATCTATGGATTAATTGTTGCAATCATTTTATTATTTGCAAACCCATTAGTATCACAAGTATAA
- a CDS encoding ABC transporter substrate-binding protein, with protein MKKIFSIFIFLIVFSGCIHTAESSPSSSRSELSAPANSTPSATQKTPTVAEVITINLSSFIPQETAFGKTYLEQISLFEKKYPHVKISHHYETSANFLADIVLSFRMNEEPDIAYLPLSLINNNIAVEKIVNVTDLQAASPQYAANIPASSLLASDKVDDFFVGIPINGYYSGLYYNANLFEEMNIPVPKSYAEFLIAAQMLREAGFHIITASLAYDPILVFEQLLLSDQSTQGTQTSSASQDKSILIQTGDTFLDLLSTQVFDQQSLVNTPPEAQTQFFEGEVAMLIEGNYLQSLDDYPSFARMIPFPFEHGINTQYIGKFDTGLIVSQKGFTDPAKQAMIVEFINFMSSNASLELYKLATAGISPTDLNKPMYTPSPFAHKPLELRKDILLNISQWLTELSSEANFSATE; from the coding sequence ATGAAAAAGATATTTAGTATATTTATATTCTTAATCGTATTTTCTGGCTGTATTCACACCGCAGAGTCATCGCCTTCTTCTAGCAGATCCGAACTCTCGGCCCCAGCCAATTCAACTCCTTCTGCAACTCAAAAAACTCCTACAGTTGCAGAAGTAATTACAATCAATCTCTCAAGCTTTATTCCACAAGAAACTGCATTCGGAAAAACATACCTAGAACAAATCAGCTTATTTGAAAAAAAGTATCCCCACGTCAAAATATCTCATCACTACGAAACCTCTGCAAACTTTTTAGCTGACATTGTTCTTAGCTTTAGAATGAACGAAGAGCCAGACATAGCCTATCTGCCACTAAGCTTAATTAATAACAATATCGCTGTTGAGAAAATCGTTAACGTTACAGATTTACAAGCGGCGTCACCCCAATATGCTGCCAATATTCCTGCATCTTCCCTACTAGCTAGCGATAAAGTTGATGATTTTTTTGTTGGAATACCAATTAATGGATACTATTCTGGCTTATATTATAATGCTAATTTATTTGAAGAAATGAACATACCTGTACCCAAATCATATGCGGAATTTTTGATAGCTGCACAAATGCTCCGAGAAGCCGGATTTCATATAATTACAGCGTCATTAGCGTATGATCCTATTCTTGTGTTTGAGCAACTGTTATTATCTGACCAAAGCACACAAGGTACCCAAACTTCTAGTGCCTCCCAAGACAAAAGTATTTTGATACAAACCGGTGATACGTTTTTAGATTTGCTATCCACACAAGTGTTTGATCAGCAATCTTTAGTGAATACCCCTCCAGAAGCGCAAACTCAATTTTTTGAAGGAGAAGTTGCGATGCTTATCGAAGGAAATTATCTACAAAGCCTCGATGACTACCCAAGCTTTGCACGAATGATTCCTTTTCCATTTGAGCATGGAATCAATACACAATATATTGGCAAATTTGATACCGGTCTCATAGTTTCTCAAAAGGGTTTTACAGATCCCGCAAAGCAAGCCATGATAGTTGAATTTATAAATTTTATGTCCTCTAACGCAAGTCTCGAACTTTATAAATTAGCCACTGCCGGAATCAGCCCCACCGATTTAAACAAACCAATGTATACTCCTTCTCCATTTGCACACAAGCCTTTGGAACTGCGTAAAGACATCTTGCTTAATATTTCTCAATGGCTAACAGAGTTATCATCCGAAGCAAATTTTTCTGCAACAGAATGA
- the atpC gene encoding ATP synthase F1 subunit epsilon, producing the protein MANQIKLEIITPTRQVFNEMVDMVVLKTTEGEMGVMYDHEPVVTLLSYGIIRYKVGGEKKEATTMSGFAEVTKDKVTILTDASELEGEINKERAESAKERAEGHMGDANSDHRRAEIALQKALIRLRLK; encoded by the coding sequence ATGGCAAATCAAATTAAATTAGAAATTATAACTCCTACACGACAAGTGTTTAACGAGATGGTCGATATGGTGGTTTTAAAGACCACAGAAGGCGAGATGGGTGTTATGTATGACCACGAGCCTGTCGTTACGCTTCTTAGCTATGGAATAATTCGCTATAAAGTTGGTGGCGAAAAGAAAGAGGCAACCACTATGAGCGGCTTTGCTGAAGTTACCAAGGATAAAGTTACTATCCTTACTGACGCATCAGAGCTCGAAGGCGAGATCAACAAAGAGCGTGCTGAATCTGCAAAGGAACGTGCCGAGGGTCACATGGGTGATGCCAACTCTGATCATCGACGCGCCGAAATTGCATTACAAAAAGCTCTTATTAGACTTAGATTAAAATAA